A single genomic interval of Deltaproteobacteria bacterium harbors:
- the alr gene encoding alanine racemase: MSSRVIAAGPIRPTVATVDLSALTHNLRRLRQVIGSEVGVVAVVKADAYGHGALPVARLLEGLGVRAFGVATVEEGVELRVGGVRAPVLVMGAAFGRDHRAVIDHDLCPVVGDPGDVEHFAKAASAAGRVRFGIHVKIDTGMTRLGVRAEHFAEFLRGCAAHPSIRVDGLATHFACAEIPDATRTEEQLASFRGCLEQARRMGADPQLVHAANSAAALRFPHTRFDLVRPGLVLYGARPSQEVPDLGLRPVMGLQSRINALREVPPGTPVSYCGTYVTSRSSRVATVPVGYADGYPRALSNRAEVLVRGVRCRVVGMVCMDLCMVEVTDVPAVAVGDRVTLLGGQGASAITVDDLAAWADTIPYEILSGISRRVPRTYPGLEGEGGAPGAAREAP, from the coding sequence GTGAGCAGCCGAGTCATCGCGGCCGGCCCCATTCGTCCCACCGTGGCGACGGTCGACCTGAGCGCGCTGACGCACAACCTGCGCCGGCTGCGACAGGTCATCGGGTCCGAAGTCGGCGTCGTGGCCGTGGTGAAGGCCGACGCCTACGGGCACGGAGCCTTGCCGGTGGCGCGCCTCCTCGAGGGACTCGGCGTGCGAGCCTTCGGCGTCGCGACCGTCGAGGAGGGGGTCGAACTCCGGGTCGGGGGGGTCCGCGCCCCCGTGCTCGTCATGGGCGCGGCCTTCGGCAGGGATCATCGCGCCGTGATCGACCACGATCTGTGCCCCGTGGTGGGGGACCCGGGAGACGTGGAGCACTTTGCCAAGGCGGCCAGCGCGGCAGGTCGGGTGCGCTTCGGAATCCACGTGAAGATCGATACCGGCATGACCCGGCTCGGCGTGCGGGCCGAGCACTTCGCGGAGTTCCTCCGAGGCTGCGCCGCGCACCCGTCGATTCGCGTGGACGGGCTGGCCACGCACTTCGCCTGCGCGGAGATCCCCGACGCTACGCGGACCGAGGAGCAGCTGGCCTCGTTCCGCGGGTGCTTGGAGCAAGCCCGTCGCATGGGAGCGGACCCGCAGCTCGTGCACGCCGCAAACTCCGCGGCAGCGTTGCGTTTCCCGCACACGCGCTTCGACCTCGTGCGGCCAGGGCTCGTGCTGTACGGGGCGCGGCCGAGCCAGGAGGTGCCCGACCTGGGCCTCCGCCCGGTGATGGGGCTACAAAGTCGCATCAACGCGCTTCGCGAGGTACCTCCCGGCACGCCCGTGAGCTACTGCGGGACCTACGTCACCTCCCGGTCTTCGCGCGTGGCGACCGTTCCCGTCGGGTACGCCGACGGCTACCCGCGCGCCCTCTCGAATCGCGCGGAGGTCCTCGTGCGAGGCGTGAGGTGCCGGGTCGTGGGGATGGTGTGCATGGACCTCTGCATGGTGGAGGTGACCGACGTGCCGGCGGTGGCGGTCGGGGATCGCGTCACCCTCCTCGGGGGTCAGGGAGCGTCGGCGATCACCGTGGACGACCTCGCGGCGTGGGCGGACACCATCCCGTACGAGATCCTCTCGGGGATCTCGCGTCGGGTTCCGCGGACCTACCCGGGACTCGAGGGGGAGGGGGGCGCCCCCGGCGCAGCCCGGGAAGCGCCCTAG
- a CDS encoding Crp/Fnr family transcriptional regulator: MISDKQLDHIIRLNPQMELLRRVPIFRHLEEAALSDLARRMVIKRWQATALVVGQHEAGNSLFVVYHGQARVVLFGENGREITLSVLRAGDFFGDVSLIDGKPRSANVVAAEDSVFLVLDREAFVAHLRAHPQTALSLLQVMAGRLRRADELIGSLALHDVSARLTRTLISLAREQGEQSDEGWTIRNRPTQQDLANMVGTCRETVSRALTSLARQGLVISRGRHIVLRPALLGATKQAA; encoded by the coding sequence ATGATTTCCGATAAGCAGCTTGACCATATCATTCGACTCAACCCCCAGATGGAGCTCCTGCGTCGGGTTCCGATCTTTCGCCACCTGGAGGAAGCGGCGCTCTCCGATCTGGCGCGTCGCATGGTCATCAAGCGATGGCAGGCCACCGCCCTGGTCGTCGGGCAGCACGAGGCGGGCAACTCCCTGTTCGTGGTCTACCACGGTCAGGCGCGGGTCGTGCTCTTTGGCGAGAACGGACGCGAGATCACGCTGTCCGTCCTCCGAGCCGGAGATTTCTTCGGTGACGTGTCGCTGATCGACGGGAAGCCGCGCTCGGCGAACGTCGTCGCCGCAGAAGACTCGGTCTTCCTGGTCCTCGATCGCGAGGCGTTCGTCGCGCACCTTCGGGCCCATCCGCAGACGGCCCTGAGCCTGCTGCAGGTGATGGCGGGACGCCTGCGGCGCGCGGACGAGCTGATCGGGAGCCTCGCGCTGCACGACGTCTCGGCTCGGCTGACGCGCACGCTGATCAGCCTGGCCCGCGAACAGGGGGAGCAGAGCGACGAGGGGTGGACGATCCGCAATCGCCCCACGCAGCAGGACCTGGCCAACATGGTGGGGACCTGCCGCGAGACGGTGTCTAGAGCGCTTACGTCGCTGGCCCGGCAGGGGCTCGTCATCTCCCGGGGCCGGCACATCGTCCTGCGACCCGCGTTGCTCGGGGCGACGAAACAGGCCGCGTGA
- the lepB gene encoding signal peptidase I produces MKRVAAVSLILCICVALMLKFWVVELPQVTGQDMAPTIMRGDRLWVYRLDRKPVRGALVLLEHPSGPQLLIRRVVGLPGESVAVTRETPVVGGTPAQRAVVGDLELQDEGAGQAVHVKLRRVRETVGDTTYEVAKDPRRRSVDVKAVTLRGSYFVLADNRNHGTDSRTFGPVPEAKILGIVTRRVSAGAPSAPGEAPRAGCAPLSP; encoded by the coding sequence ATGAAACGCGTCGCCGCGGTGTCGCTGATCCTCTGCATCTGCGTCGCGCTGATGCTGAAGTTCTGGGTCGTCGAGCTCCCGCAGGTGACCGGCCAGGACATGGCTCCCACGATCATGCGCGGAGACCGACTGTGGGTGTATCGGCTGGACCGGAAGCCCGTGCGAGGGGCGCTGGTGCTTCTCGAGCACCCCTCTGGGCCGCAGCTTCTCATCCGGCGGGTGGTCGGACTGCCCGGAGAATCCGTCGCCGTGACCCGCGAGACACCGGTGGTGGGAGGCACGCCCGCCCAGCGCGCGGTGGTGGGCGACCTCGAGCTCCAGGACGAAGGGGCCGGACAAGCCGTCCACGTGAAGCTGCGACGCGTAAGGGAGACGGTCGGTGACACCACCTACGAAGTAGCCAAGGATCCGCGACGCCGCTCCGTGGACGTGAAGGCCGTGACCTTGCGCGGAAGCTACTTCGTCCTGGCAGACAATCGGAATCACGGGACCGACAGTCGAACCTTCGGCCCAGTGCCCGAGGCCAAGATCCTAGGGATCGTCACCCGCCGGGTGAGCGCAGGCGCTCCGAGCGCCCCCGGAGAGGCCCCGAGGGCCGGCTGCGCCCCTCTGTCCCCGTGA
- a CDS encoding PilZ domain-containing protein, whose protein sequence is MSVAENLPSVPAREAERRRTRRVSLGRPIQYLHGGRVHNDVVEEISAGGLRLRGDHPVPTCGSLKLFVPVPLLDPRRVRMCLVEGLLVWRGSRGAGVRFLDLPPDSRAPLEEYLRRAT, encoded by the coding sequence ATGTCTGTCGCAGAGAACCTCCCCTCCGTGCCCGCTCGCGAGGCTGAACGCCGTCGCACGCGACGCGTCTCGTTGGGACGTCCGATTCAGTACCTGCACGGTGGCCGCGTCCATAACGACGTCGTCGAGGAAATCAGCGCGGGGGGCTTACGCCTGCGGGGGGACCACCCGGTCCCGACCTGTGGGAGCCTCAAGCTCTTCGTCCCGGTCCCGCTGCTCGACCCGCGTCGGGTGCGCATGTGCCTCGTGGAGGGGCTCCTGGTATGGCGCGGCAGCCGCGGGGCAGGCGTGCGGTTTCTGGATCTCCCCCCCGATTCCCGCGCTCCCCTCGAAGAGTACCTTCGTCGCGCGACCTGA
- a CDS encoding polysaccharide deacetylase family protein → MRRLPLPGWVLAGSVTVFALSWLLAPGHTLSGLRRVTGAPATPRSPRVPPVVRYAPPPSASAEDPAPQEARIYGFLRTHRVALTFDDGPHPVQTTRLLGILERFGATGAFFVNGYWLEQGRPDAEASRAVLQRAHAAGHVIGNHTYSHVPLHRLSPDEQTWQIVANEVLISSIIGERPTLFRPPYGSMTRHATRVLAQYGYVDARWNAAAVDEEVRSARSIADTLLAWLRANRGGIVLLHDRLPHSVGAVELLLRALDDENCARLSRSEPTFQVVSLDSFRRGAAQSLALADQAATERQRHGERLRKLCPR, encoded by the coding sequence ATGCGACGCCTCCCGCTTCCCGGTTGGGTTCTGGCCGGCTCGGTGACGGTATTCGCCCTGAGCTGGCTCCTCGCCCCGGGCCACACGCTCTCCGGCCTCCGCAGGGTCACAGGGGCCCCCGCCACGCCGCGCTCCCCCCGGGTGCCTCCGGTCGTCCGGTACGCGCCCCCGCCGAGCGCCAGCGCGGAAGATCCTGCACCCCAGGAAGCGCGGATCTATGGGTTTCTCCGCACCCACCGGGTCGCTCTCACCTTCGACGACGGGCCCCACCCTGTCCAGACGACTCGCCTGCTCGGGATCCTCGAGCGCTTCGGTGCCACGGGGGCGTTCTTCGTCAACGGCTACTGGCTGGAGCAAGGACGGCCCGACGCCGAGGCCAGCCGAGCCGTCCTGCAGAGGGCCCACGCGGCCGGCCACGTGATCGGGAACCACACCTACAGCCACGTCCCCCTGCACCGCCTCTCCCCGGACGAGCAGACCTGGCAGATCGTGGCCAACGAGGTGCTCATCAGCAGCATCATCGGCGAGCGTCCCACACTCTTCCGTCCCCCCTACGGAAGCATGACCCGCCACGCGACACGCGTGCTCGCCCAGTACGGCTACGTGGATGCCCGCTGGAACGCGGCGGCAGTCGACGAGGAGGTGCGCAGTGCACGTTCCATCGCCGACACGCTCCTCGCCTGGCTCCGGGCCAACCGCGGTGGAATCGTCCTGCTCCACGATCGGCTCCCGCACTCCGTGGGTGCAGTCGAACTCCTCCTTCGCGCCCTGGACGACGAGAACTGCGCCCGACTGTCCCGCTCCGAGCCCACCTTCCAGGTCGTCTCCCTTGACTCCTTCCGTCGCGGAGCCGCACAATCGCTCGCCCTGGCTGACCAGGCGGCCACGGAGCGGCAGCGACACGGCGAGCGACTGAGAAAGCTCTGCCCCCGCTGA
- a CDS encoding tetratricopeptide repeat protein has translation MVRHGPLEMGDTDPELRKPPELADGAGLHALRARFVGRGDALHQLRQLFALTREARKLSFVTLVGEPGAGKSRLADEFARSIRASVPDARVLAGAADSPAGPSYEAVIGLLAARFGLAQDEPPEDARRKIQSAVEERVPARLHPEVTQLLAHLLGLPLDESPVVERLAQLPGQLEVRTFVAVRRFFECDAQHGPLVLYVDGMERAGTETVNLVHYLADGLGDCPVMILATARPTLFRRHPHWGQGDFPHHRVELEPLRPMEAQALFCELVPLGSLPEELLQVARDRLRGSPRAIYEFAHYLIEGGVLVPGREWTLAPARLAGISLPRSHEEILRARLQALPERHRAALEKAAAVGEVFWLDAVVALVRAAALTPSAPDGPSLEEIAAAGDRSRAEVADLLGDLCERGLLSPCGQSSIAGETEYRFAYPPIWDLAYELLQEPDRRRYHRLVAQWLELRPEGREEARQELVGRHLQRAGDGPSAAARYRRAADAARKRYFNHKAIRLYERALACAGEGDVASRLHLWHDLGSVYQLKGDVDGALDAFERMMRLSWVVASRSKAAVAFNKIGRLWRQKGNLELSLQYLERGLEMFRQAEDHRGVATSLDDIGQVYWLLGRYEDALDRSAKSLEMRRQLGDRRSIAVSLSNIGNIEKNRGLLDEANSCYQEALRLQQEVGDRYGQVVSLNNLGALAFEKGRLEEARDKWEDALAEAEQIGALPLQVILLNNLGETAMRLGKLPDARQRLQKAVSLAAETEEQRVYIEVLRNLGMVELQEGNREKAKKYCEECLTMANNAQLPELIGKAHLALGEVHAATLFDASVPSSDASSADVYFLRAVGVFREMRNEGELAKALKRLGEYLVERGQIPEARTTLAEAAELLEKLGLAEGASVRKMVGELAP, from the coding sequence ATGGTTCGTCACGGACCGCTGGAGATGGGAGACACCGACCCCGAGCTGCGCAAGCCACCCGAGCTTGCCGACGGTGCGGGGCTGCACGCCTTGCGCGCTCGGTTCGTCGGGCGTGGGGACGCCTTGCACCAGCTTCGCCAGCTCTTCGCCCTCACCCGGGAGGCCCGCAAGCTGAGCTTCGTCACCCTGGTCGGGGAACCGGGCGCGGGCAAGTCCCGGCTCGCCGACGAGTTCGCTCGCTCGATCCGAGCCAGCGTGCCCGATGCCCGCGTGCTGGCCGGCGCCGCCGACAGTCCCGCAGGCCCCAGCTACGAGGCAGTGATCGGCCTGCTCGCCGCTCGCTTCGGCCTCGCGCAGGACGAGCCTCCCGAGGACGCGCGCCGCAAGATCCAATCCGCCGTGGAGGAGCGAGTGCCCGCCCGCCTCCACCCCGAGGTCACCCAGCTCCTCGCGCACCTCCTCGGCTTGCCCCTAGACGAGAGCCCCGTCGTGGAGAGGTTGGCGCAGCTCCCGGGTCAGCTCGAGGTGCGAACCTTCGTGGCCGTCCGACGCTTCTTCGAGTGCGACGCGCAACACGGACCGCTCGTCCTCTACGTAGACGGCATGGAACGCGCCGGCACCGAGACCGTGAACCTGGTCCACTACCTGGCGGACGGGCTCGGCGACTGTCCGGTGATGATCCTGGCCACCGCGCGCCCGACCTTGTTCCGGCGCCACCCGCACTGGGGCCAGGGCGATTTCCCGCACCACCGCGTGGAGCTCGAGCCCCTGCGACCGATGGAGGCGCAGGCCCTCTTCTGCGAGCTGGTTCCCCTCGGGTCGCTGCCAGAAGAGCTGCTCCAGGTGGCGCGCGATCGCCTGCGCGGCAGCCCGCGCGCCATTTACGAATTTGCGCACTATTTGATCGAGGGCGGGGTCCTGGTCCCCGGCCGCGAATGGACGCTCGCCCCGGCACGGCTCGCGGGCATCTCGCTACCCCGAAGCCACGAGGAGATCCTCCGCGCGCGCCTGCAGGCCCTGCCGGAACGGCACCGCGCGGCCCTGGAGAAGGCCGCCGCCGTCGGCGAGGTCTTCTGGCTCGACGCGGTAGTGGCGCTCGTACGCGCCGCGGCGCTCACCCCCTCGGCCCCCGACGGCCCCTCCCTGGAGGAGATCGCCGCCGCCGGGGACCGGAGCCGCGCCGAGGTCGCCGACCTGCTGGGCGACCTCTGCGAGCGCGGCCTGCTCTCCCCCTGTGGCCAGAGCAGCATCGCGGGCGAAACAGAATACCGATTCGCATATCCCCCCATCTGGGACCTGGCCTACGAGCTCCTGCAGGAGCCTGATCGACGGCGCTACCACCGCCTCGTGGCCCAGTGGCTCGAGCTCCGCCCCGAGGGGCGGGAGGAAGCGCGCCAGGAGCTCGTGGGGCGCCACCTGCAACGGGCCGGCGACGGGCCCAGCGCCGCTGCGCGCTACCGCCGCGCCGCCGACGCCGCTCGCAAACGCTACTTCAATCACAAAGCGATCCGGCTCTACGAGCGCGCCCTCGCCTGCGCGGGCGAAGGGGACGTGGCCAGCCGGCTGCACCTCTGGCACGACCTCGGCAGCGTCTACCAGCTGAAGGGGGACGTCGACGGAGCCCTCGACGCGTTCGAACGCATGATGCGGCTGAGCTGGGTCGTCGCCAGCCGCTCGAAGGCCGCCGTGGCGTTCAACAAGATCGGTCGGCTATGGCGTCAAAAGGGCAATCTAGAACTGTCGCTCCAATATCTAGAGCGCGGCCTCGAGATGTTTCGCCAGGCGGAGGATCACCGGGGCGTGGCCACCAGCCTCGATGACATCGGGCAGGTCTATTGGCTGCTCGGACGCTACGAGGACGCGCTGGATCGGAGCGCGAAGTCGCTCGAGATGCGCCGCCAGCTTGGCGACCGCCGCTCCATCGCGGTCTCGCTCTCCAATATCGGCAACATCGAAAAGAACCGTGGGCTCCTCGACGAGGCGAACTCCTGCTACCAGGAGGCGCTGCGCCTGCAGCAGGAAGTGGGCGATCGCTACGGCCAGGTCGTATCGCTCAACAACCTGGGGGCGCTGGCCTTCGAGAAGGGACGCCTCGAGGAGGCGCGGGACAAGTGGGAAGACGCGCTCGCCGAGGCCGAGCAGATCGGCGCCCTCCCCCTGCAGGTCATCCTGCTCAACAACCTCGGCGAGACCGCCATGCGCCTCGGCAAGCTGCCCGACGCGCGGCAGCGCTTGCAGAAGGCCGTGTCGCTCGCGGCCGAGACGGAGGAACAGCGGGTCTACATCGAAGTGCTGCGCAACCTGGGCATGGTCGAACTCCAGGAGGGGAACCGGGAGAAGGCCAAGAAGTATTGCGAGGAGTGCCTGACCATGGCCAACAACGCGCAACTCCCGGAGCTGATCGGAAAGGCGCACCTCGCGCTCGGCGAGGTTCACGCGGCCACGCTCTTCGACGCGTCAGTACCGAGCAGCGACGCCAGCAGCGCCGACGTGTACTTCCTCCGCGCCGTCGGCGTCTTTCGAGAGATGCGAAACGAGGGGGAGCTGGCCAAGGCGCTCAAGCGACTCGGAGAGTACCTCGTCGAGCGCGGCCAGATCCCCGAGGCCCGAACGACGCTCGCCGAGGCGGCCGAGCTGCTCGAGAAACTGGGGCTGGCCGAGGGCGCGAGCGTGCGAAAGATGGTAGGCGAGCTCGCCCCGTAG
- the rnc gene encoding ribonuclease III — protein sequence MTDDVLRRLGPLEERLGYVFRDPALLEQALTHRSHVNEGTGTRDAHNERLEFLGDAVVDLVVGQFLMEHLPTAREGQLSKLRAMVVSEASLARAAEALAVGDYLRLGRGEEQTGGRRKTSILADAFEAVVGAVHLDGGFEVAARVVRALLGHLIERAVGGELDGDHKTRLQEVAQGQVQQVPRYEVLEERGPDHAKVFTVGVFVGDQMVARAEGHSKKEAEQGAARLALEAILNGS from the coding sequence ATGACCGACGATGTCCTACGTCGTCTCGGCCCGCTCGAAGAGCGGCTCGGCTACGTCTTCCGTGATCCAGCGCTCCTCGAGCAGGCGCTGACGCACCGGTCTCACGTGAATGAAGGGACCGGGACGCGCGACGCCCACAACGAACGCCTCGAATTCCTCGGCGACGCGGTGGTGGATCTGGTGGTCGGCCAGTTCCTGATGGAGCACCTGCCTACGGCGCGCGAGGGGCAGCTCTCGAAGTTGCGCGCCATGGTGGTGAGCGAAGCGAGCCTGGCCCGTGCGGCCGAGGCTCTGGCTGTCGGTGACTACCTCCGTCTGGGGCGCGGCGAAGAGCAGACGGGGGGCCGCCGAAAGACCTCGATTCTGGCGGATGCCTTCGAAGCGGTGGTCGGCGCCGTGCACCTCGACGGAGGCTTCGAGGTGGCGGCGCGGGTGGTGCGGGCGCTCCTCGGCCACCTGATCGAGCGTGCCGTAGGCGGCGAGCTCGACGGAGACCACAAGACGCGGCTTCAAGAGGTGGCGCAAGGGCAGGTCCAGCAGGTCCCGCGCTACGAGGTTCTGGAGGAGCGGGGCCCGGACCACGCCAAGGTCTTCACCGTCGGGGTGTTCGTGGGGGACCAAATGGTGGCGCGTGCCGAGGGGCATTCGAAGAAGGAAGCCGAGCAGGGGGCAGCGCGCCTCGCCCTGGAGGCGATCCTCAACGGGAGCTGA